AAAGCCGTTTGGTTAAATTAAGGATCAGGGGCACACGTCAAACATCTCATGTTTATTATTTTGACAACCTAAAAACTTCTTGCTATTATCGAGAAACTGGTTGATAACTTGTTTCCTCCCTCGTTTCACTCGGGAGGGAACCAGGCAGTCAAGACGGATACGCTCTAACGGGTGGCCGCTTATAGACACATTATACGAGAACATCAATGAAAATAATCGGCTCAAGTATATTTTTGATAGTTTTACCTTTCATAGTAATAATTGTATCCCTTCGTTTTGGATAAATATAAGGCTGTAAAGAAAGAGATGAAAGAAAAATTACAACAGGAAAATGAGCAAGTCACATCTTGCAACAGGACACATGATATTCTTGTTGATTTTAAAAAGAAAGCACAAAAAGCTGTTGAAGAAGATATGGGTATAGAAGACTGAAAACAAGGTCATAAAGAAATAATAGAGGAGCTTAAGACAAAGGACATTCCCGCGCAGGTTATGTCAAGCGTTGGGTCAATATAAGAGGATAATAAAATAAGAAAATGAATGTATTTCTTGACACAAATATTCTTCTAGATATGTATCAATTGTCAGGCCCGGACCTCGATGAACTGAAAAAACTAATAAAGCTGGCTGAAAACAGAAAGATAAAGATTTATATCACAACACAGATCGAAGATGAATTTTGGCGAAATCGTGAAGGAGTTCTCAATGAATCTATAAAGCACTTCAAAGAAACAAAAGTCATTACGA
The window above is part of the Nitrospirota bacterium genome. Proteins encoded here:
- a CDS encoding PIN domain-containing protein, with product MNVFLDTNILLDMYQLSGPDLDELKKLIKLAENRKIKIYITTQIEDEFWRNREGVLNESIKHFKETKVITKIPNIVRSYSEKANDLRQAADRVNELVKEITGVMSIGV